One part of the bacterium genome encodes these proteins:
- a CDS encoding 30S ribosomal protein S16: protein MAVKIRLARHGAKKRPFYRIVVAQSEAPRDGRFLEIVGTYNPLTEPATILVEGERIKHWIANGAVPSATVHSLLKKAGVYKEAAAE, encoded by the coding sequence ATGGCAGTAAAGATCAGGCTCGCCCGTCACGGCGCGAAGAAACGCCCCTTCTACCGTATAGTGGTAGCCCAGTCCGAGGCCCCGCGCGACGGAAGATTCCTTGAAATCGTGGGAACCTACAATCCCCTCACCGAACCGGCCACCATCCTGGTCGAAGGCGAGAGGATCAAGCACTGGATAGCGAACGGCGCCGTTCCTTCCGCTACGGTTCACAGTCTTCTGAAGAAGGCGGGTGTCTACAAAGAAGCCGCGGCCGAATAA
- a CDS encoding signal recognition particle protein, with the protein MFESLSDKLSSVFKTLRGRGKLNEADVEAAMREVRMALLEADVNYKVVKDFVGSVKGRSLGQEVARSLTPGQTVVKIVREEMVRIMGEGHEPLDLRAAPPVVIMLVGLQGSGKTTTAGKLALYIKKQLKRDPYLVPVDVYRPAAIQQLKKVGADLSIPVYDSNPAENPVAIAKKAFEAAKQGGYDTVILDTAGRLHIDEELMGELKNLSSALSPREILFVADAMTGQDAVNVAREFDAALGVTGVVLTKLDGDARGGAALSIRAVTGKSVKFVGVGEKAQALEPFHPDGMASRILGMGDMLSIIEKAGSVIEAGDVAAMEEKLLKNTFTLVDFRDQLLMVKKMGGMEEVLGKLPGMGKALGNVKADEKDLTKTIAIINSMTPGERKRPDTINPSRKRRIANGSGTRVEDVNRLLNRFREAQNMMKKMGGLLKGGGKMAKLLGKGLGKGLGKGLGKLPFPMK; encoded by the coding sequence ATGTTTGAAAGCCTTTCAGACAAGCTTTCCTCGGTTTTCAAAACCCTAAGGGGCCGCGGGAAGTTAAATGAGGCGGACGTCGAAGCCGCCATGCGCGAAGTCCGCATGGCGCTGCTGGAAGCGGACGTCAACTATAAGGTAGTCAAGGATTTCGTCGGGAGCGTGAAAGGGCGTTCCCTCGGCCAGGAGGTCGCGAGAAGCCTGACCCCCGGCCAGACGGTTGTGAAGATCGTCCGGGAAGAGATGGTGCGGATCATGGGCGAGGGCCACGAGCCCCTCGACCTTAGGGCCGCTCCTCCCGTAGTGATAATGCTGGTGGGGCTGCAGGGCTCCGGCAAGACGACCACCGCCGGAAAGCTCGCGCTCTACATAAAGAAGCAGCTAAAGCGCGACCCGTATCTGGTCCCGGTGGACGTATACCGTCCGGCGGCCATACAGCAGTTGAAGAAGGTCGGCGCGGACCTCAGCATACCGGTCTACGATTCAAACCCCGCCGAGAACCCGGTCGCGATAGCCAAAAAGGCTTTCGAGGCGGCGAAGCAGGGCGGCTACGACACCGTCATACTGGACACCGCCGGACGCCTGCACATAGACGAAGAGCTGATGGGGGAGCTAAAGAACCTCTCCTCGGCGCTCTCCCCCCGGGAGATACTCTTCGTCGCCGACGCGATGACCGGTCAGGACGCCGTAAACGTCGCCAGGGAGTTCGACGCGGCCCTGGGCGTTACCGGCGTTGTCCTGACCAAGCTCGACGGCGACGCCAGGGGCGGCGCGGCCCTCTCGATACGGGCCGTAACCGGGAAATCGGTGAAATTCGTCGGCGTGGGAGAGAAGGCGCAGGCGCTCGAACCCTTCCACCCCGACGGCATGGCCTCGCGCATCCTCGGGATGGGCGACATGCTCTCCATCATAGAGAAGGCCGGCAGCGTCATCGAAGCCGGCGACGTCGCCGCGATGGAAGAGAAGCTCTTAAAGAACACCTTCACCCTCGTGGATTTTCGCGACCAGCTCCTCATGGTCAAGAAGATGGGGGGAATGGAGGAGGTTCTCGGAAAACTCCCCGGCATGGGGAAGGCGCTGGGAAACGTCAAGGCCGACGAAAAAGACCTGACGAAGACCATCGCGATAATAAACAGCATGACCCCCGGCGAGAGAAAGCGGCCCGACACGATAAACCCGAGCCGCAAGAGGAGAATCGCCAATGGGAGCGGAACCCGCGTCGAGGACGTGAACCGCCTTTTGAACCGCTTCCGGGAAGCCCAGAACATGATGAAGAAGATGGGCGGACTCCTGAAGGGCGGCGGAAAGATGGCGAAATTGCTGGGTAAGGGGCTGGGTAAGGGGCTGGGTAAGGGGCTGGGTAAACTCCCCTTCCCGATGAAATAG
- a CDS encoding LysM domain-containing protein, with product MKNGWILAAVFALGVTSPALADEPYKVNRGDTLWGISGKFFSSPPKWPVLWSKNPQIHNPHWIEPGDPIYLEGKKPEETATVEDIRLPVEVLTPPPPPEPVAQTPVETPKDQEAGKDAGEAAKNGAKKPAIKGTRDFASSPDQFSLKSGRILDYISPKKAERLGTIRPILEKDAFVEKEEVFVDPVAQDKIAAGDMLAIIDDTREVFHPADNLSRGYQVKMLGAAEVLNVEDGVAKVRIIFSNDAVTPGCGVMALRDFPAEITPAKASSAIEGVVLAGEEDITMFGSDDIIFLDKGTAQGIQRGNLIAIPFQSTGAGAEGMVVETDKPIAVGVVVSAEENSSTVYVIKSRYTIVAGQRFAAVSDSP from the coding sequence GTGAAAAACGGATGGATTCTGGCCGCTGTTTTTGCCCTTGGCGTAACTTCGCCCGCGCTGGCGGACGAACCGTATAAGGTCAACAGGGGAGATACCCTGTGGGGCATTTCGGGGAAGTTTTTCAGTTCCCCTCCCAAATGGCCCGTACTGTGGTCGAAAAATCCCCAGATCCACAACCCTCACTGGATTGAGCCGGGCGATCCGATCTACCTCGAAGGAAAAAAGCCCGAGGAAACGGCCACGGTCGAGGATATCCGCCTTCCGGTGGAAGTGCTCACGCCGCCTCCGCCTCCCGAGCCGGTAGCCCAGACCCCCGTTGAGACGCCGAAGGATCAGGAAGCCGGAAAGGATGCGGGCGAGGCCGCGAAGAACGGCGCAAAGAAACCCGCCATAAAGGGAACGAGGGATTTTGCCTCCTCCCCTGACCAGTTTTCCTTGAAGAGCGGCCGGATACTCGATTACATCAGCCCCAAAAAGGCCGAGAGGCTGGGAACGATAAGGCCGATACTTGAAAAGGACGCCTTCGTGGAAAAAGAGGAGGTGTTCGTCGACCCTGTGGCCCAGGACAAGATCGCCGCGGGCGATATGCTCGCTATAATCGACGATACCAGAGAAGTATTCCACCCCGCCGACAATCTCTCCCGCGGCTATCAGGTAAAGATGCTTGGCGCCGCCGAGGTGCTGAATGTGGAAGACGGCGTCGCCAAGGTGCGTATTATCTTCTCAAACGACGCGGTGACTCCGGGGTGCGGCGTAATGGCCCTCCGCGATTTCCCGGCCGAGATTACACCCGCTAAAGCCAGTTCCGCGATAGAAGGCGTCGTTCTCGCCGGCGAGGAGGACATAACAATGTTCGGCTCGGACGACATCATCTTCCTCGACAAGGGGACGGCGCAGGGCATTCAAAGGGGAAACCTCATAGCGATACCCTTCCAGTCCACGGGAGCCGGAGCGGAGGGTATGGTGGTTGAAACCGACAAGCCCATCGCCGTGGGGGTGGTGGTTTCCGCCGAGGAGAACTCCTCTACCGTCTACGTGATCAAGAGCCGCTACACGATAGTGGCCGGTCAGCGCTTCGCGGCGGTTTCCGATTCCCCTTGA
- the ybgF gene encoding tol-pal system protein YbgF, which produces MVCYLELDEKEHVGRVRPKMTTENSMTRLCLLFFALTLLAGCANTETVARQDLADRKIEELGAASQKLSMRMDELSREMVDLKERLSKAEKTSRAETKSAPAPEAPAPKAVEPPPAPFSVKADKAEEKSPVEMELPAPAPRAAVEAPKPEVKDAKDGAAKVSPPPAPPVAPAPPDEPSALYSTAFAGYRNGKYAKAILDFEEFLQKYPDHDYADDAQYWIGESYFSQGEYEQAVVEFARLLERFANKARAADACYMMGESYEKLGQPDKAAAFYRRTVSEYPQSEGARRAKLKLKTP; this is translated from the coding sequence ATGGTATGTTATCTTGAATTGGATGAAAAAGAGCATGTTGGAAGAGTCCGCCCGAAAATGACCACGGAGAATTCGATGACCCGACTCTGTCTTCTGTTTTTCGCGCTCACGCTCCTCGCGGGGTGCGCGAACACTGAAACTGTCGCCAGGCAGGATCTGGCCGACAGAAAGATAGAAGAGCTCGGCGCCGCGTCGCAAAAGCTTTCCATGAGAATGGACGAGCTTTCACGCGAGATGGTCGATCTGAAGGAGAGGCTCTCGAAGGCCGAGAAAACCTCCAGGGCCGAGACAAAATCCGCTCCGGCCCCGGAAGCTCCCGCGCCGAAAGCCGTTGAACCCCCTCCCGCGCCCTTTTCCGTTAAGGCAGATAAGGCGGAGGAAAAGAGCCCGGTCGAGATGGAATTGCCCGCTCCCGCCCCAAGGGCGGCAGTGGAAGCTCCTAAACCGGAGGTGAAGGACGCGAAGGACGGGGCGGCGAAGGTTTCTCCCCCTCCCGCGCCGCCGGTAGCGCCTGCGCCGCCTGACGAGCCTTCCGCCCTTTACTCGACCGCCTTCGCCGGTTACCGCAACGGAAAGTACGCGAAGGCCATACTGGATTTTGAAGAATTCCTGCAGAAGTACCCCGATCACGATTACGCCGACGACGCCCAGTACTGGATCGGCGAAAGTTATTTTTCACAGGGCGAGTACGAGCAGGCGGTAGTCGAATTCGCCCGTCTTCTTGAGCGTTTCGCCAACAAGGCCAGGGCTGCCGACGCCTGTTACATGATGGGCGAGAGCTATGAGAAGCTGGGGCAGCCTGACAAGGCGGCCGCTTTTTACCGCAGGACCGTAAGCGAGTACCCCCAGAGCGAGGGCGCCCGCCGAGCCAAACTGAAGCTCAAGACTCCGTAA
- a CDS encoding DUF4911 domain-containing protein, which yields MNLTDKDITAKAPSEIWVLCRVPREEIFFLRYILDAYDGLAVSTTLPGGEGLVRIYTEMSRKEELDKLLEALGEEFSVEIADRGIW from the coding sequence ATGAACCTTACCGATAAAGACATAACCGCCAAAGCCCCTTCCGAGATATGGGTTTTGTGCAGGGTTCCCCGCGAGGAGATATTCTTCCTGCGCTACATACTCGACGCCTACGACGGCCTCGCCGTCTCGACGACCCTTCCCGGCGGCGAGGGGCTGGTTCGGATTTACACCGAGATGAGCAGGAAAGAAGAGCTGGACAAACTCCTGGAAGCCCTCGGGGAGGAGTTTTCCGTAGAGATAGCCGACCGGGGGATATGGTGA
- a CDS encoding TldD/PmbA family protein, translating to MVNGEPMETAALAVKNLAGGALLADLFRESSTGGYVTVEDRKVEEAGTFVSCGAGLRAVFRDRVLFSHASNPSSAAILKLSRELSGGKKAGGIKWREPVIANPSSGENIFQPSLREKAKLCLRAEKTARGFDRRVRQVRVSCRDFVREVLLAREDGLIVIESQKGIYFSVFVVATGGKVTQTGYEAVGQSSGWEIFDTVNPEEIALTAAKRAVRMLGARKAPAGAMPVVLSSSAGGTMIHEAVGHGLEGDLVGEGYSAYEGKIGKLVASPLITVMDDPTLSGKRGSYIYDDEGTIASPTLLVERGVLRGFLHSRRSAAKEGHAPTGNGRRESFAHPPIPRMSNTFIAPGLSDPGDILRSTKSGLYVTRMGGGEVNTLSGDFVFEVSEGFMIEDGEIGEPVRGATLAGNGPRVLLEIDMAGSDLGFAPGTCGKDGQGVPVADAQPTLRIPELVVGSVSEGT from the coding sequence ATGGTGAACGGCGAACCGATGGAAACGGCCGCGCTGGCTGTCAAAAATCTCGCCGGAGGGGCGCTTCTGGCGGACCTCTTCCGGGAAAGCTCTACGGGCGGCTACGTAACGGTCGAGGACAGAAAGGTCGAGGAGGCGGGAACCTTCGTCTCCTGCGGAGCCGGTCTGCGCGCCGTGTTCAGGGACCGCGTTCTCTTCTCCCACGCTTCAAACCCCTCAAGCGCCGCCATTCTCAAGCTTTCGCGGGAACTTTCCGGCGGGAAAAAGGCGGGGGGGATAAAGTGGCGGGAGCCGGTAATCGCAAATCCCTCCTCCGGCGAAAATATTTTTCAGCCGTCCCTCCGGGAGAAGGCGAAACTGTGCCTCAGAGCGGAAAAAACGGCCAGAGGTTTCGACAGGAGGGTCAGACAGGTCAGGGTCTCCTGCCGCGACTTCGTCAGAGAGGTACTGCTCGCGCGGGAAGACGGCCTCATCGTCATCGAATCCCAGAAGGGTATATATTTTTCAGTCTTCGTCGTCGCGACCGGGGGGAAAGTCACCCAGACCGGCTACGAAGCGGTGGGCCAAAGCTCCGGCTGGGAGATCTTCGACACCGTTAACCCCGAGGAGATCGCTCTTACGGCGGCGAAGAGGGCCGTGAGGATGCTGGGGGCGAGGAAAGCCCCGGCGGGAGCCATGCCTGTGGTCCTCTCCTCCTCGGCGGGGGGCACGATGATCCACGAGGCGGTGGGCCACGGCCTCGAAGGCGATCTCGTAGGCGAGGGCTACTCCGCCTACGAAGGAAAGATCGGAAAGCTGGTGGCCTCGCCGCTGATAACCGTCATGGACGACCCCACCCTTTCGGGCAAGCGCGGTTCCTATATATATGACGACGAGGGAACCATCGCCTCGCCCACCCTGCTGGTGGAGCGCGGAGTGCTCAGGGGCTTCCTCCACTCCCGCCGGAGCGCCGCGAAAGAGGGCCATGCGCCTACCGGAAACGGCAGACGGGAATCCTTCGCCCATCCCCCGATTCCCCGCATGTCCAACACTTTCATCGCCCCCGGCCTCTCAGACCCCGGCGACATCCTCCGGTCCACGAAGAGCGGGCTTTACGTGACGAGGATGGGAGGCGGAGAGGTGAACACCCTCAGCGGCGACTTCGTCTTCGAGGTCTCGGAGGGGTTCATGATCGAGGACGGCGAAATCGGCGAGCCGGTGCGCGGCGCGACCCTCGCGGGCAACGGCCCGAGGGTTCTTCTGGAGATCGACATGGCCGGAAGCGATCTCGGCTTCGCGCCGGGCACCTGCGGCAAGGACGGGCAGGGAGTGCCCGTCGCCGACGCCCAGCCGACCCTGCGCATACCCGAGCTGGTCGTCGGCTCGGTATCGGAGGGGACGTGA
- a CDS encoding acylphosphatase yields the protein MGGDVKKSVRVLISGRVQGVWFRQSAADRANELGLAGWVRNRYAGEVEGLFEGEENALQKMLEWCERGPPRARVDFVEKSFGEAQGLRPPVTVKESA from the coding sequence ATCGGAGGGGACGTGAAAAAATCGGTGCGCGTTCTCATCAGCGGCAGGGTGCAGGGGGTCTGGTTCCGCCAGTCCGCCGCCGACAGGGCCAACGAGCTGGGGCTCGCCGGGTGGGTGCGAAACCGCTACGCAGGCGAGGTCGAAGGGCTCTTCGAGGGTGAAGAAAATGCGCTCCAAAAGATGCTGGAGTGGTGCGAACGCGGCCCGCCGCGCGCCCGCGTTGACTTCGTCGAAAAATCCTTCGGCGAAGCACAGGGGCTTCGTCCGCCCGTCACGGTGAAAGAATCCGCATGA
- a CDS encoding cobyrinate a,c-diamide synthase: MKSAFVIAAPRSGAGKTTVTLSIMAALKARGLFVQPFKAGPDYIDTAHHRYATGAVSYNLDTWMLPPEANLRIFRRESAGAEVSVVEGVMGLFDGVDGRRPDGSTADLARLLDLPIVLVVDARSMARSAAALVKGFVEFDKNLRFAGIIWNRVGTKGHRRILDEALEEAGLPQALGAFGRHNEIAIPHRHLGLVTPEDMELLPGFFDNLAAMAEESVELDRLLIATRTQIPPEAVPAGSAKTKTVAVARDRAFCFYYEENLKILEGLGARLVFFAPTDGDAVPPEAEALYLGGGYPELHADKISRNEGFLNRVRDMHARGLPIYAECGGFMTLCRAVEDCSGTRSEMAGIFPSTAKMGKGTFSLGYREVEGTLLSPVPGKKARGHEFHYSTIEEMGGTIERAYRVRNSRGEELAGEGYLTGKTLGGYIHLHFASNPAFAAAIFGLE, encoded by the coding sequence ATGAAAAGCGCCTTCGTCATAGCCGCCCCGCGCTCCGGCGCGGGAAAGACCACCGTCACCCTCTCGATAATGGCGGCCCTGAAGGCGAGGGGCCTTTTCGTGCAGCCCTTCAAGGCGGGGCCCGACTACATCGACACCGCCCACCACCGCTACGCCACGGGCGCGGTGAGCTACAACCTCGACACCTGGATGCTGCCGCCGGAGGCCAACCTGAGAATCTTCCGCAGGGAATCCGCCGGGGCCGAGGTTTCCGTCGTCGAAGGGGTGATGGGTCTCTTCGACGGCGTGGACGGGAGAAGGCCCGACGGCTCCACCGCCGACCTCGCCCGGCTCCTCGATCTTCCCATAGTGCTGGTGGTCGACGCCCGCTCGATGGCAAGAAGCGCGGCGGCGCTGGTGAAGGGGTTCGTCGAATTCGACAAGAACCTTCGCTTCGCGGGGATAATCTGGAACCGGGTGGGGACGAAGGGCCACCGGCGGATACTCGACGAGGCGCTGGAAGAGGCCGGGCTGCCCCAGGCGCTGGGGGCTTTCGGCAGGCACAACGAGATCGCCATCCCCCACCGCCACCTCGGGCTCGTCACCCCCGAGGACATGGAGCTTCTGCCCGGATTTTTCGACAACCTCGCCGCGATGGCCGAAGAGAGCGTCGAACTCGACAGGCTGCTCATAGCGACCAGAACCCAAATCCCTCCGGAGGCTGTTCCGGCCGGAAGCGCGAAGACAAAGACCGTCGCCGTCGCCCGCGACAGGGCCTTCTGCTTTTACTACGAGGAAAACCTCAAGATACTTGAGGGACTCGGTGCCAGGCTCGTCTTCTTCGCCCCCACCGACGGCGACGCCGTCCCCCCCGAGGCCGAGGCCCTCTACCTCGGCGGCGGCTACCCCGAGCTCCACGCCGACAAGATCAGCCGCAACGAAGGCTTTCTTAACCGCGTCCGCGACATGCACGCCAGAGGTCTTCCCATCTACGCCGAATGCGGCGGCTTCATGACCCTCTGCCGCGCGGTCGAAGACTGCTCGGGAACAAGGAGCGAAATGGCCGGAATCTTCCCCTCGACGGCGAAAATGGGGAAAGGCACCTTCAGCCTCGGCTACAGGGAGGTCGAGGGAACCCTCCTTTCGCCCGTGCCCGGCAAAAAGGCGAGGGGCCACGAATTTCACTACAGCACCATCGAGGAAATGGGCGGGACAATCGAACGGGCCTACAGGGTAAGAAATTCGAGGGGGGAAGAGCTGGCGGGGGAAGGTTATCTCACCGGAAAGACTCTCGGCGGCTACATACACCTCCATTTCGCGTCAAACCCGGCGTTCGCAGCGGCGATTTTTGGGTTGGAGTAA
- a CDS encoding PH domain-containing protein — translation MEGISMWDIDTKHLQSDEIIEFQDKPSVMSCIFSYVWIGLMLLSFIALLSMQSKDEMRGMPLVYLVLASPAIYIVFSRLSTRYALTNRGLLTRTGIITTSVKSVPFKFVTSTEIKETIIGKIFNYASVIIDTAGSGKSIEVDWKYLRSAHRVKKLIDGKISAQIA, via the coding sequence ATGGAGGGTATTTCTATGTGGGACATTGACACCAAGCATCTGCAATCAGATGAAATTATCGAATTCCAAGATAAACCTAGCGTTATGAGCTGTATTTTTTCATATGTATGGATTGGTTTAATGTTGTTGAGTTTTATAGCATTGTTATCGATGCAGAGTAAAGATGAAATGCGAGGTATGCCATTGGTATATTTAGTTTTGGCTTCACCTGCAATTTATATTGTTTTTTCAAGATTATCGACTAGGTACGCATTGACAAATAGGGGTTTATTGACTAGAACCGGCATAATCACGACCAGTGTAAAATCAGTTCCATTCAAGTTTGTCACTTCTACCGAAATAAAGGAAACAATTATTGGCAAGATTTTCAATTACGCTAGTGTAATTATTGATACTGCCGGAAGCGGCAAGAGCATTGAGGTAGATTGGAAGTATTTGCGGTCTGCACACAGAGTGAAGAAGTTAATCGACGGCAAAATATCTGCACAAATAGCATAA